A single Biomphalaria glabrata chromosome 2, xgBioGlab47.1, whole genome shotgun sequence DNA region contains:
- the LOC106051000 gene encoding uncharacterized protein LOC106051000 isoform X2: MPYIYTYLSSSYSWCFQILCPVIYLPAAMRGKLKEEAISYTNLGSDNPLSQLNTGKHFLSRVKKDWNGFITSIPTTVIRSSMVPEFANSLYRFSLRFFKVSV, translated from the exons ATGCCTTACATTTACACTTATCTTAGCTCCAGCTACTCTTGGTGCTTTCAGATT ttGTGTCCTGTCATTTATTTACCAGCTGCCATGCGCGGGAAACTGAAGGAAGAAGCAAT TTCGTACACCAACTTGGGCAGTGACAACCCTCTGTCTCAACTCAACACTGGCAAACATTTTCTATCAAGAGTAAAAAAAG ATTGGAATGGGTTTATCACATCAATTCCCACAACTGTAATAAGAAGCTCAATGGTGCCTGAATTTGCTAATTCTCTATATAGATTTTCTCTGAGGTTTTTCAAAGTCAGTGTCTAG
- the LOC106051000 gene encoding uncharacterized protein LOC106051000 isoform X3 produces the protein MPYIYTYLSSSYSWCFQILCPVIYLPAAMRGKLKEEAISYTNLGSDNPLSQLNTGKHFLSRVKKGSPTITPRGLSFMSSRIDENTDKK, from the exons ATGCCTTACATTTACACTTATCTTAGCTCCAGCTACTCTTGGTGCTTTCAGATT ttGTGTCCTGTCATTTATTTACCAGCTGCCATGCGCGGGAAACTGAAGGAAGAAGCAAT TTCGTACACCAACTTGGGCAGTGACAACCCTCTGTCTCAACTCAACACTGGCAAACATTTTCTATCAAGAGTAAAAAAAG GTAGTCCTACCATCACACCCAGGGGACTGAGTTTCATGTCATCAAGGATTGATGAGAACACAGACAAAAAGTAG
- the LOC106051000 gene encoding uncharacterized protein LOC106051000 isoform X1 gives MPYIYTYLSSSYSWCFQILCPVIYLPAAMRGKLKEEAISYTNLGSDNPLSQLNTGKHFLSRVKKGSPTIIPRRLNFMPFMFLGSPTIIPRRLNFMSFMFLGSPTIIPRRLNFMSFMSF, from the exons ATGCCTTACATTTACACTTATCTTAGCTCCAGCTACTCTTGGTGCTTTCAGATT ttGTGTCCTGTCATTTATTTACCAGCTGCCATGCGCGGGAAACTGAAGGAAGAAGCAAT TTCGTACACCAACTTGGGCAGTGACAACCCTCTGTCTCAACTCAACACTGGCAAACATTTTCTATCAAGAGTAAAAAAAG GTAGCCCTACCATCATACCCAGGAGACTAAATTTCATGCCATTTATGTTTTTAGGTAGCCCTACCATCATACCCAGGAGACTAAATTTCATGTCATTTATGTTTTTAGGTAGCCCTACCATCATACCCAGGAGACTAAATTTCATGTCATTTATGTCTTTTTAG
- the LOC129921582 gene encoding brain tumor protein-like, which yields MGNTQANVGDVTDEEMNETIPGTNPLNFCSSHVIPLPLNFFCQTCSIPICRDCIALEHLSSNGHEIRNLRQVLESSVDLFRNLDETMSHNLSSLQSGTSELVGRVETQVPNRDSLELVINETFNGYEEMLNQRKRILLEELVNRIAERPNQMQSEITRSQQTAEFISISLQNFRSAQETLDYRKIFDTYQKLQNSTQVLTERSIAQSQLLNPISFVNTGETDFVQAIQNLGEISE from the coding sequence ATGGGCAACACACAGGCCAATGTAGGAGACGTTACCGATGAAGAAATGAATGAGACTATTCCGGGGACTAATCCATTAAACTTCTGCTCGTCCCACGTGATCCCTTTGCCGTTAAACTTTTTTTGCCAAACTTGTTCTATACCAATTTGTCGTGACTGTATTGCTCTTGAACATTTAAGTTCTAATGGTCATGAGATCAGAAACCTCAGGCAGGTATTAGAATCCAGCGTTGACCTCTTTAGAAACCTCGACGAAACTATGAGCCACAATCTTTCCAGCCTGCAGAGCGGTACCTCAGAGCTTGTAGGACGGGTAGAAACTCAAGTGCCCAATAGAGATTCCTTGGAACTTGTCATTAACGAAACGTTCAATGGATATGAAGAGATGCTAAATCAAAGGAAGAGGATACTGCTGGAAGAGCTGGTCAATCGAATAGCAGAAAGGCCTAACCAAATGCAGTCTGAAATCACCAGGTCGCAACAAACTGCTGAATTTATATCCATTAGTCTTCAAAATTTCAGATCAGCCCAAGAGACTCTAGACTATCGTAAGATATTTGATACATATCAAAAGCTTCAAAACAGCACGCAGGTTCTAACTGAAAGATCCATAGCTCAGTCTCAGCTGTTgaatccaatctcatttgtcaATACTGGAGAAACCGATTTTGTTCAAGCTATACAGAATCTTGGAGAGATATCGGAATGA
- the LOC106050999 gene encoding E3 ubiquitin-protein ligase TRIM71-like isoform X1 yields the protein MPIKFLNVSPQDKERGPSYFCEMGSSSSKDSDSLMFPVVNNGTARLEENIDLEARDDKSDPALNRPIHDITRNRSTSHAITKKKRSNLSINKRNMFCSKHAHPLPFNFFCQTCFIPVCHDCTVLEHDKSKGHEIKDIKEVLESSVILFDSLKKSKHEDLSKLQRSVSELQELKDTQMTNSDYVAGLINRTFSRYEELLSQRKKALLEELANQRTDKCEKIESEIIKSRQASESLSRSLASFKSARKSRNIWEIFETYSQINEVDLTKVYNSQFDLLDPITFANINETDLLQSVLNVGEIRETVCRL from the exons ATGCCTATTAAGTTCTTAAATGTTTCTCCACAAGATAAGGAGCGAGGTCCAAGTT ATTTCTGCGAAATGGGGAGCAGTTCTTCTAAAGACAGCGATTCCTTGATGTTTCCTGTAGTAAACAATGGAACAGCCAGACTCGAggaaaacatagatctagaggcAAGGGATGACAAGAGTGACCCTGCTCTAAACAGGCCTATTCACGATATCACCCGAAATAGGAGCACAAGTCATGCAATTACTAAGAAAAAGCGTTCCAACTtatctataaataaaagaaacatgttTTGTTCAAAGCACGCACACCCTTTACCATTTAACTTCTTCTGTCAAACTTGTTTCATCCCTGTGTGCCATGATTGCACTGTTCTGGAACACGACAAGTCAAAAGGTCACGAGATAAAAGATATTAAAGAGGTTTTGGAATCTAGCGTCATCCTCTTTGATAGCTTGAAGAAAAGCAAACACGAAGATCTATCAAAATTACAGAGGAGTGTTTCAGAGCTACAAGAACTGAAGGACACACAAATGACCAACTCAGACTATGTGGCAGGCCTCATCAATAGAACATTTAGTCGATATGAAGAACTTCTAAGTCAAAGAAAGAAGGCGTTACTCGAAGAGTTGGCTAATCAAAGAACAGACAAGTGTGAAAAGATCGAGTCGGAAATCATAAAGTCACGACAAGCTTCTGAAAGTCTGTCAAGAAGTCTTGCGAGTTTTAAATCGGCCAGAAAAAGTCGAAATATTTGGGAGATATTTGAAACCTACTCTCAGATCAATGAAGTAGATCTAACCAAAGTATACAATTCTCAGTTCGATCTGCTGGATCCAATCACTTTTGCCAATATCAATGAAACTGACTTACTTCAAAGTGTGCTCAATGTTGGAGAGATAAGAGAAACAGTCTGTAGACTTtaa
- the LOC106050999 gene encoding E3 ubiquitin-protein ligase TRIM71-like isoform X2, whose product MLRTEDDPEIWKNFCEMGSSSSKDSDSLMFPVVNNGTARLEENIDLEARDDKSDPALNRPIHDITRNRSTSHAITKKKRSNLSINKRNMFCSKHAHPLPFNFFCQTCFIPVCHDCTVLEHDKSKGHEIKDIKEVLESSVILFDSLKKSKHEDLSKLQRSVSELQELKDTQMTNSDYVAGLINRTFSRYEELLSQRKKALLEELANQRTDKCEKIESEIIKSRQASESLSRSLASFKSARKSRNIWEIFETYSQINEVDLTKVYNSQFDLLDPITFANINETDLLQSVLNVGEIRETVCRL is encoded by the exons ATGCTAAGAACGGAAGACGACCCAGAGatttggaaaa ATTTCTGCGAAATGGGGAGCAGTTCTTCTAAAGACAGCGATTCCTTGATGTTTCCTGTAGTAAACAATGGAACAGCCAGACTCGAggaaaacatagatctagaggcAAGGGATGACAAGAGTGACCCTGCTCTAAACAGGCCTATTCACGATATCACCCGAAATAGGAGCACAAGTCATGCAATTACTAAGAAAAAGCGTTCCAACTtatctataaataaaagaaacatgttTTGTTCAAAGCACGCACACCCTTTACCATTTAACTTCTTCTGTCAAACTTGTTTCATCCCTGTGTGCCATGATTGCACTGTTCTGGAACACGACAAGTCAAAAGGTCACGAGATAAAAGATATTAAAGAGGTTTTGGAATCTAGCGTCATCCTCTTTGATAGCTTGAAGAAAAGCAAACACGAAGATCTATCAAAATTACAGAGGAGTGTTTCAGAGCTACAAGAACTGAAGGACACACAAATGACCAACTCAGACTATGTGGCAGGCCTCATCAATAGAACATTTAGTCGATATGAAGAACTTCTAAGTCAAAGAAAGAAGGCGTTACTCGAAGAGTTGGCTAATCAAAGAACAGACAAGTGTGAAAAGATCGAGTCGGAAATCATAAAGTCACGACAAGCTTCTGAAAGTCTGTCAAGAAGTCTTGCGAGTTTTAAATCGGCCAGAAAAAGTCGAAATATTTGGGAGATATTTGAAACCTACTCTCAGATCAATGAAGTAGATCTAACCAAAGTATACAATTCTCAGTTCGATCTGCTGGATCCAATCACTTTTGCCAATATCAATGAAACTGACTTACTTCAAAGTGTGCTCAATGTTGGAGAGATAAGAGAAACAGTCTGTAGACTTtaa
- the LOC106050999 gene encoding E3 ubiquitin-protein ligase TRIM71-like isoform X3, translated as MGSSSSKDSDSLMFPVVNNGTARLEENIDLEARDDKSDPALNRPIHDITRNRSTSHAITKKKRSNLSINKRNMFCSKHAHPLPFNFFCQTCFIPVCHDCTVLEHDKSKGHEIKDIKEVLESSVILFDSLKKSKHEDLSKLQRSVSELQELKDTQMTNSDYVAGLINRTFSRYEELLSQRKKALLEELANQRTDKCEKIESEIIKSRQASESLSRSLASFKSARKSRNIWEIFETYSQINEVDLTKVYNSQFDLLDPITFANINETDLLQSVLNVGEIRETVCRL; from the coding sequence ATGGGGAGCAGTTCTTCTAAAGACAGCGATTCCTTGATGTTTCCTGTAGTAAACAATGGAACAGCCAGACTCGAggaaaacatagatctagaggcAAGGGATGACAAGAGTGACCCTGCTCTAAACAGGCCTATTCACGATATCACCCGAAATAGGAGCACAAGTCATGCAATTACTAAGAAAAAGCGTTCCAACTtatctataaataaaagaaacatgttTTGTTCAAAGCACGCACACCCTTTACCATTTAACTTCTTCTGTCAAACTTGTTTCATCCCTGTGTGCCATGATTGCACTGTTCTGGAACACGACAAGTCAAAAGGTCACGAGATAAAAGATATTAAAGAGGTTTTGGAATCTAGCGTCATCCTCTTTGATAGCTTGAAGAAAAGCAAACACGAAGATCTATCAAAATTACAGAGGAGTGTTTCAGAGCTACAAGAACTGAAGGACACACAAATGACCAACTCAGACTATGTGGCAGGCCTCATCAATAGAACATTTAGTCGATATGAAGAACTTCTAAGTCAAAGAAAGAAGGCGTTACTCGAAGAGTTGGCTAATCAAAGAACAGACAAGTGTGAAAAGATCGAGTCGGAAATCATAAAGTCACGACAAGCTTCTGAAAGTCTGTCAAGAAGTCTTGCGAGTTTTAAATCGGCCAGAAAAAGTCGAAATATTTGGGAGATATTTGAAACCTACTCTCAGATCAATGAAGTAGATCTAACCAAAGTATACAATTCTCAGTTCGATCTGCTGGATCCAATCACTTTTGCCAATATCAATGAAACTGACTTACTTCAAAGTGTGCTCAATGTTGGAGAGATAAGAGAAACAGTCTGTAGACTTtaa
- the LOC106056262 gene encoding uncharacterized protein LOC106056262: MADAIKVVEGKIKFREGKKWKPRWCIIKKPSPVADQLQVLLYKDVSQAVKEEAKPKTFFTLEAFFGLDAGIAFDKELHVLAIICHKSTSLMAFEQREHMIQFEIKIRQSLGEEHQFPVTVVKAPSSSRLAKDQVRLVIHDLRFCLIAQTPPKILLSWNIEDLRRFGANDNKFCFEGGSRCGKGTGVFALQSEQAKDIEDIVQLASMGKMSNGHRRNLNRSSQVDLSSHLIADMLPTHSSSYIHHHPNSSSPQAPLPVTLNCCYDNQTGSAESEDWSWYKRHSVSVMDHHRIVASRDNVDHFIGIYDVPPNHGRKIAEHVGNTAAESNYHVPRNYPEVVNSEHVLNNDYCNYKQITYKGKEGTHCGTEEPTQDKSYDLFNLKVNALARKSPSPSVSREESLQRLQMQESHLQREMVLLDEILQNCAVKNSEKQGEELNKDQSNSTCSPNKLQHRLNNLEDNLTIISGNISPFKMKAENPMVLRKMDRTITERLNTSMPEPLPASPLCQRKVKNILAPLPYVNLSRYDDESFSHVHFPGSSESIPTMKDSGLVAIDAKHVKSRSQSNSLVNLNTPSNTHYATQASGQQCSKFSQQNRSEDKRSDNQEILFVKLDDSSVSNDPIIYASLQCMMDENINHKRFNNDLVKVFTSDAGRHLHEENYVNCEAIYENLPLKVDNDLPPELPPKGPALLKKLQAAYSNRQIVSHSNIQQSQSVHTLGESNLLAERSAVNSQDSQEKKLDLKEDNYCMMGSPKIRHKLSVVPESPFRSGKSPQAQCLFKGTNVHVRGDYMDMGVIGSESCEDEIYLDVDAARDLNSKDLYISEADLKLASMTYERNMSGECTYMDMSCVPNRKSMVVPSVDSIHVTKTPGKDTAKQNQRTKLGPAPPPPCPPRPMTLTMRQDNHHIGLADVNLGNQNKAQPVKSATKVYTKAKKSNHSSPSPSEPPMPFPNLIDFTKKMTESRSTYVNTYIDSAQGESYIANRDVQLPEPAKEGFLARFKRRSSKDKNALQLQEKSNKNRNSVLERSMSEHEASKAVKDEKTSKLKLGRRRSSSFPNRLSYQESLDGSNVAALSQVIGSSCILGSSSSKPNSPPKQKEQSESSSSIKDVSDDSDMSPLLTRVEKKMDSSSTVLHVQQSSAIPRYPYSQIQKPLSAQGGSSKTDDEKLIEMIQQKNSLKKPIMYQRSSSLELKSPAQDTDQSFYLKLPKTTVQGERRFSFEKLIGCNSVTHSSTSESYTGPPKPPDSSSFHQTDARNERLPPNLPPKMKSYQVPLSPVLETSPPIPTSTEPLYVELDEVKVFNKEKETEGKDSSQNDKDKRSQLSTQAAARFSPVTDTENTYPLVNYTTLMLPIDVISRNNDDSFTFTWSQRAITSHSLPDGLMECAHPAKTVLRPRHGHEYVVIKRKAKMLTTSHLHSASGRVSTFDLEHNDTLSVLSSLSTPQNSPTFSTVEGPSKSIYPDLAFFQPTLSPCSTINPSCSALSNNDSGQREDVCAENIFFPVDLCGFSPPPSPFYPKSSPNQEVHYPIYVNQEFTSKHVQPSIRHVSSSSSQSSVSPTKTNVLSIMSSIFSPKPNSPFGDFPSSQQKKYHSLRHSDPDPGKFENFQLSIPMVIASEKDAMKNIQTSNKSSSDRVPRKEYEKFVSSSIISRRNQFAEDQRLAEAMSTSSSSQQLQVPTIKSSGYKNIDSLNAAAAAERSSASTEAISAKYLTLPRGLGLTYTSQVNSFSKAVSSQIDMTSNQLKPLSSCDPYSNSADTLPYHCDPPPPIRIRHISSSSSSSHSSSPCLTPVDSSDSPPSYYAPSPPYTPPAPPSTPPPPMVPPRHRLLPPAPLEVPTSPSENTSDSSDDEQELNYIEVDMTKASDEPAQHPPTVYFRPHKRPKKVKDSAKMRYVLIDHSATKALQQARQEHVQARDGTQVKSASQLNRINSAPASSKKKHFTFISRERKLSSGSVESC; this comes from the exons ATGGCCGATGCTATTAAAGTAGTTGAAGGGAAAATAAAGTTTCGCGAAGGCAAAAAA TGGAAACCTCGATGGTGCATTATCAAGAAACCATCCCCAGTGGCTG ATCAACTGCAAGTTTTGTTGTATAAAGATGTTTCTCAAGCTGTCAAAGAGGAGGCAAAGCCCAAAACTTTTTTTACCCTGGAGGCATTCTTCGGGCTTGATGCTGGCATTGCCTTTGATAAAGAGTTACATGTTTTGGCTATCATATGTCACAAATCTACCAGTCTCATGGCCTTTGAGCAAAGAGAACACATGATACAGTTTGAAATCAAAATAAGGCAAAGCCTTGGGGAAG aGCACCAGTTTCCAGTAACAGTCGTGAAGGCTCCATCTAGTAGTCGTCTGGCTAAAGACCAGGTTAGATTAGTGATCCATGACCTTAGATTTTGTCTCATTGCTCAGACACCTCCCAAAATTCTGCTTTCCTGGAATATTGAAGATTTGCGACGATTTGGAGCGAATGAcaacaaattttgttttgaaggaGGCAGTCGCTGTGGTAAAg GCACTGGTGTGTTTGCCCTACAATCAGAGCAGGCCAAAGACATTGAAGATATTGTTCAATTAGCTTCCATGGGCAAAATGTCTAATGGTCATAGAAGAAATTTAAACAGAA GCTCACAGGTTGATCTCAGTAGTCATCTCATTGCTGATATGTTACCCACTCATTCATCCTCATACATTCATCATCATCCAAATAGTAGTTCCCCCCAGGCACCTCTCCCTGTTACCTTGAACTGCTGCTATGACAACCAGACTGGAAGCGCTGAGTCTGAGGACTGGAGCTGGTACAAGAGACATTCAGTGAGTGTGATGGACCATCATCGCATAGTGGCATCACGGGACAACGTGGATCACTTCATTGGAATCTATGATGTGCCTCCTAATCATGGTAGGAAAATTGCAGAACACGTGGGCAATACAGCTGCAGAGTCCAACTACCATGTCCCTAGAAACTATCCCGAGGTAGTTAATTCAGAACATGTCCTAAATAACGATTATTGTAATTATAAGCAGATTACTTACAAAGGAAAAGAAGGAACTCATTGTGGCACAGAGGAGCCCACACAAGATAAATCCTATGACCTGTTTAATCTGAAAGTCAATGCATTGGCCAGAAAAAGTccctctccctctgtctctcgaGAAGAATCATTACAGCGCTTACAAATGCAAGAATCCCACTTACAACGAGAAATGGTTTTATTGGATGAAATTCTGCAGAATTGTGCAGTTAAAAATAGTGAGAAACAGGGGGAAGAACTAAATAAAGATCAATCAAACTCAACTTGTAGTCCTAACAAACTTCAGCATAGACTGAATAATTTGGAAGATAATCTGACAATCATTTCTGGGAATATTTCTCCATTTAAAATGAAAGCTGAAAATCCAATGGTACTTAGAAAAATGGACAGAACTATAACTGAGAGGTTAAACACAAGCATGCCAGAACCTTTGCCTGCAAGCCCATTGTGTCAAAGAAAAGTCAAGAACATCTTGGCACCATTGCCTTATGTCAATTTGAGCAGATATGATGATGAGTCATTCAGCCATGTACACTTTCCTGGGAGTTCTGAATCTATTCCAACGATGAAGGATTCTGGTCTTGTAGCTATTGATGCTAAGCATGTCAAATCTCGCAGTCAGAGCAATAGTCTTGTCAATTTAAACACTCCCTCTAACACTCATTATGCTACTCAAGCATCTGGCCAACAGTGCTCCAAGTTTTCTCAACAAAACAGGTCAGAGGACAAGCGCTCTGATAACCAGGAGATACTCTTTGTTAAACTGGATGATTCCAGTGTTTCTaatgatcctatcatttatGCATCATTACAGTGCATGATGGATGAAAACATTAACCATAAAAGGTTCAATAATGATCTGGTCAAGGTATTCACTTCTGATGCAGGGAGACATCTACATGAGGAAAACTATGTTAACTGTGAAGCTATTTATGAGAATTTACCTTTAAAAGTGGACAATGATTTACCACCAGAGTTGCCCCCAAAAGGTCCTGCATTACTGAAAAAATTACAAGCTGCATATTCTAACAGACAAATTGTTAGCCATTCAAATATACAACAAAGTCAGTCTGTACACACTCTTGGTGAGAGTAACTTATTAGCTGAAAGGAGTGCTGTAAACAGTCAAGATagccaagaaaaaaaactggATTTGAAAGAGGACAATTACTGCATGATGGGAAGCCCTAAAATAAGACATAAGCTGTCTGTGGTTCCAGAGTCACCATTCAGGTCTGGAAAAAGTCCACAGGCCCAGTGTCTTTTCAAAGGTACAAATGTACATGTACGAGGGGATTATATGGATATGGGTGTGATTGGATCAGAAAGTTGTGAAGATGAGATATACTTGGATGTAGATGCTGCAAGAGACTTGAACTCCAAAGACCTATACATTTCAGAAGCTGACTTAAAACTGGCTTCCATGACCTATGAAAGAAATATGTCTGGAGAATGCACTTATATGGACATGTCCTGTGTTCCCAATAGAAAAAGTATGGTTGTGCCCAGTGTTGATTCAATCCATGTTACCAAAACTCCAGGGAAGGATACTGccaaacaaaatcaaagaactAAACTAGGACCAGCGCCACCCCCACCTTGTCCTCCTCGTCCCATGACCTTAACAATGAGGCAAGACAACCACCACATAGGCTTAGCAGACGTGAACCTTGGCAACCAGAATAAAGCTCAACCAGTTAAAAGTGCAACAAAAGTTTACACAAAGGCTAAAAAATCCAATCATAGTTCTCCTAGCCCCAGTGAACCACCAATGCCTTTTCCAAATTTGATTGATTTCACCAAGAAAATGACAGAAAGTCGGTCAACATATGTCAACACTTATATTGATTCAGCTCAAGGCGAGTCATATATTGCAAACAGAGATGTGCAATTACCAGAGCCTGCTAAAGAAGGGTTCCTTGCTAGGTTTAAGCGCAGGAGTTCAAAGGATAAAAATGCTCTCCAGCTCCAGGAAAAGTCCAATAAGAATAGAAATAGTGTTTTAGAGCGAAGTATGTCAGAGCATGAAGCATCCAAAGCTGTGAAAGATGAAAAGACTTCAAAATTAAAACTGGGAAGACGCAGATCATCAAGTTTCCCCAATCGTCTCAGTTACCAAGAATCACTTGATGGTAGTAATGTTGCAGCTCTAAGTCAAGTAATAGGATCTAGTTGCATTTTGGGGTCTAGTTCTTCAAAACCAAATAGTCCacctaaacaaaaagaacagaGTGAAAGCTCTTCCTCCATTAAAGATGTCTCAGATGATTCAGACATGTCACCACTACTGACAAGGGTGGAAAAGAAAATGGACAGTTCTTCAACTGTTCTTCATGTGCAGCAGAGTTCAGCCATTCCCCGCTATCCATACTCTCAGATTCAAAAACCTCTATCTGCACAGGGGGGCTCCTCCAAAACTGACGATGAGAAGCTTATTGAAATGATTCAGCAAAAGAATAGTCTCAAAAAACCCATTATGTACCAAAGATCTTCTTCTTTGGAACTTAAAAGTCCTGCACAAGATACTGACCAGTCATTCTACTTAAAGCTTCCTAAAACAACAGTCCAGGGTGAAAGAAGATTCAGTTTTGAAAAGCTTATTGGCTGCAACAGTGTGACCCATTCCTCGACCTCTGAATCCTACACAGGACCTCCAAAACCTCCAGATAGTAGTAGCTTTCATCAAACTGATGCACGTAATGAGCGTCTGCCACCAAACCTACCCCCGAAGATGAAGTCATACCAGGTGCCTTTGTCACCTGTGTTAGAGACGTCTCCACCCATCCCAACCAGTACTGAACCCCTGTATGTAGAACTAGATGAAGTGAAAGTTTTTAATAAGGAGAAAGAAACAGAGGGAAAAGACAGTTCACAGAATGACAAAGATAAACGAT CACAACTTTCAACACAAGCAGCAGCCCGATTTTCTCCTGTGACAGACACTGAGAATACTTATCCACTTGTAAATTATACCACGTTGATGTTGCCCATAGATGTGATATCAAGAAACAATGATGACAGCTTCACATTTACATGGTCTCAAAGAGCCATCACCTCCCACAGCTTGCCCGATGGCCTCATGGAATGCGCTCACCCAGCAAAAACTGTCTTGCGTCCACGCCATGGCCATGAATATGTTGTTATTAAAAGGAAGGCCAAAATGTTGACCACATCTCACTTACACTCAGCATCTGGAAGGGTCTCGACTTTTGACTTGGAGCATAATGACACGCTATCTGTTCTATCATCCTTATCTACACCACAGAATTCTCCAACCTTTTCTACCGTTGAGGGCCCTTCAAAGAGCATTTATCCTGACTTGGCTTTCTTTCAGCCAACCTTGTCACCTTGTTCGACCATCAATCCTTCTTGTTCTGCTTTGAGCAACAATGATTCTGGTCAGAGGGAAGATGTTTGtgcagaaaatatatttttccctGTGGACTTGTGTGGCTTTAGCCCGCCTCCTTCACCATTCTATCCTAAGTCTTCTCCCAATCAAGAAGTGCATTATCCCATTTATGTTAACCAAGAGTTTACAAGCAAACATGTGCAGCCTAGTATCAGACATGTCAGTAGCAGTAGTAGTCAATCTAGTGTCTCTCCAACCAAGACCAATGTGCTTTCTATTATGTCTTCCATTTTCTCCCCAAAGCCGAACTCCCCATTTGGTGATTTCCCTTCTAGTCAGCAAAAAAAGTATCACAGCTTGCGGCATTCTGATCCAGATCCAggaaaatttgaaaattttCAATTAAGTATTCCAATGGTTATTGCTTCAGAGAAAGATGCTATGAAAAATATCCAGACTTCAAACAAATCCTCTAGTGATAGGGTACCTCGGAAGGAATATGAGAAATTTGTAAGTTCTAGTATTATTTCTAGAAGAAATCAGTTTGCTGAGGACCAAAGGTTAGCTGAAGCCATGTCCACTAGCTCATCCAGTCAGCAGCTTCAGGTTCCTACTATCAAATCAAGTGGTTACAAGAATATTGATTCTTTAAACGCAGCTGCAGCAGCTGAGCGCAGTTCTGCCTCCACTGAAGCAATATCTGCTAAATATTTGACTCTACCCAGAGGTTTAGGATTAACATATACATCCCAGGTAAACAGTTTTTCAAAAGCAGTAAGCTCTCAAATTGATATGACTTCCAACCAGTTGAAACCATTGTCTTCTTGTGATCCATACAGCAACAGTGCCGATACACTTCCTTACCACTGTGATCCTCCTCCACCAATTCGTATTCGACACAtttcatcttcttcttcatcatctCACTCATCATCACCTTGTTTGACCCCTGTAGATAGTTCTGATTCTCCACCATCTTATTATGCTCCTTCTCCTCCATACACTCCCCCTGCTCCTCCTTCCACACCTCCGCCACCCATGGTGCCTCCAAGACACAGGCTACTACCTCCTGCCCCCTTAGAAGTGCCAACTTCCCCTTCAGAAAATACATCTGATTCATCGGATGATGAACAGGAACTGAACTACATAGAGGTAGACATGACCAAAGCCTCTGACGAGCCTGCCCAACACCCTCCAACTGTTTATTTTCGTCCTCACAAAAGACCAAAGAAGGTTAAAGACTCTGCCAAAATGCGCTATGTGTTGATAGACCACAGTGCAACCAAGGCCTTGCAACAGGCCAGGCAAGAACATGTACAGGCTAGAGATGGTACTCAGGTTAAGTCTGCAAGCCAACTCAATAGAATCAACTCAGCTCCTGCTTCCTCTAAAAAGAAACACTTCACTTTTATTTCAAGGGAGAGAAAGCTTAGCTCTGGTTCTGTTGAATCTTGCtaa